Genomic DNA from Candidatus Methylomirabilota bacterium:
GACATGAAGGCGTACAGCACCTCCGACAGGCCGTGCGGGCCGCCGTTGAGGATCGACTTCCTCGGCCCGGGCAGGGCGACTGCGGCGGCTGTCGTGGCGAGCACGATGACGGGCATCGTGAGGATGTAGAGGGAGACGAGCTTGATCTCTCGCGGCGTGATCTTCTTGCCGAGGTACTCCGGAGTGCGCCCCACCATGAGGCCGGCGACGAACACTGCGATGATGGCGAACATGAGCATGCCGTACAGCCCCGAGCCGACACCGCCGTAGACGACCTCGCCGAGCTGTATCAGCCACATGGGAACCAGGCCGCCGATGGGCGTGAACGAGTCGTGCATCGAGTTCACGGAGCCGTTCGAAGCCGAGGTCGTAGCCGTCGCCCACAACGCCGAGTTGGCGATGCCGAACCGCACTTCCTTGCCTTCCATGTTCCCGCCTGACGAGAGCGCGGTGGTCGTATGATCGACGCCTTGCTGGACCAGCGTGTGGCCCCTCAGCTCGGCCAGGTAGCAGGTGGCGAGCAGGCCCACGAAGATCACGGTCATCGCGGCCAGCACCGCCCAGCCTTGGCGCGTGTCGCCCACCATGACGCCGAAGGTGTAGCAGAGGGCCGCGGCAATGAGCAGGATCGACAGGACCTCGAGGAAGTTGGAGATCGGCGTGGGATTCTCGATCGGATCCGCCGAGTTGGCGTTGAAGTACCCGCCGCCGTTGGTGCCGAGCTGCTTGATGGCGATCTGCGAGGCCACCGGCCCAACTGCGATCACCTGCTCCGTCAGCGTGGACTTCTTGGTCTTGGGCTGCCCCTTATCGTCGACGACGGGCTTGCCGTCCTTGTCGGTGACCGGCTCGTCGTATTGCGTCGGCTGGACCACCGTGGCGGTGACGGAAGGGCCGAAGGTCTGCGTCATCCCTTGCGAGACGAGGGCCAGGGCCAGGATGAAGGACAGCGGCAGCAGGATGTAGAGCGCGCTGCGGGTCATGTCCACCCAGAAGTTGCCGATGGTCTGGGCGGAGCGTCGCGCGAAGCCTCGGATGAGAGCGACCAGCACCGCCATGCCCGTGGCCGCCGAGAGGAAGTGCTGGACGGTGAGCGCCAGCATCTGGGTGAGATAGCTCATCGTGGATTCGCCGCCGTAACCCTGCCAATTCGTATTCGTGGCAAAGCTGACGGCGGTATTGAACGAGGAATCGGGGGACACCGCCCCGAGTCCCTGGGGATTCAGCGGCAGCACGCCCTGCAACCGCTGCAGCAGGTAGACCGCGAGCAGGCCGGCAAGGTTGAAGAGGAGCATGGCCGCGGCATACGTCTTCCACCCCATCTCCTCGTCGGGCCGGACACCGCCGAGGCGATAGATCAGCCGCTCGAGCCAGCCGAGCATCCGGTCGAGCCCGAAGGGACGGTTCTGGTAGACGCGCGCCATGTACGCGCCCAGCGGCTTCGCGAGAGCGATCAGCACGACCAGATAGAGCAGCAGCTGCAGGACGCCGTTCGTAGTCATGAGAACATCTCCGGCTTCAAGAGAGCCAGAACGAGATACGCCATGAGCCCGAGTGCCACGATGCCACCGACGATGTAGAGGAAAGGCATGTTGGGCTCCTACACCCGGTCGCAGAGCCGGACGAACAGCGCGGTCAGCACAAAGAAGCCCACTGCCAGCCCAATGAAGATCACGTCACCCATCGCGACGCCTCCTGCGGCCCGAGGGACCGCGCCAATAGGGCCGGGACACTGCCGGCCACGCCAAGAAGCCTAGTCGCCAGGCCGCTCAAGATGCTCTCAAGATCGTTCCCTCCGGACCGGAGAAGCCATGACGTCCACGGCCATGCAGAGTTAGAAGAGGTCGCGTATCCCCTCTCCACGCATCACGCCCCTTTCGCCCTGAGCGCGCTCCATCATCTGAATCAGTGGCGCGGTCGGAGCGTGGTGGTCAAGTACGGCGGCGCCGCGATGGGCCGCCCCGAGCTCCAAGCCTCCTTCGCCCACGACGTGGCGCGTCTTCGGGCCGCGGGGGTCCGTCCCGTCGTGGTCCATGGCGGTGGCCCCCCAGATCGACGGTCTGATGCGCCGCGTCGGCAAGATCCCGCGCTTCGTCGACGGGCTTCGCGTGACCGACGCGGAGACCATGGAGCTAGTCGAGATGGTCCTCGTGGGCCACGTCAATCCCGAGCTCGTGGGTCTCATCAACCGCCACGGCGGTCGCGCCATCGGCCTGAACGGGAAGGATTCCGACCTGATCGTTGCCCACCGGCGGCCACATCGGCGGGCGAATGGGGAGTGCGTCGACCTTGGACTAGTCGGCGACGTCGAGTCGATCAACCGGCGCCTGCTCCAGGCTCTCGACGAGGACGGGCTGATCCCGGTCATCGCCCCCGTGGCCACCGGGCGTGACGGCAAGACCTACAACGTCAACGCCGATCACGTCGCCGGAAGGGTGGCGCGTCCTGCGTTCGAATCGCCGACGGGCGGCGGCCGAATGCCCTCAGCCTGGCCTTACTCGCGGGCCATGGGGTCGGCACGGACATCATGGGGCGAGCGACGTGAAGAAGTATCAGTGACGAGGCGGCGACCGGCTGTGTGGTCCTCGTGCGGTAGCGAACCCTAGCCGGTCTCCGGCCAGGCGAAATTCGCCTGGAGGATCTCGAAGGTTTTCTTGCCGGCGGGGAGCTGCGCGGTCACGGTGTCGCCGACTTTCTTGCCGATGAGGGTACGCGCCAAAGGCGCCAGGACCGAGATGCGACCGCGCGGGGGCTCCGCTTCCTCGGAGCCCACGATCCAGTACGCGATCTCCTTGCCCTCCTCGTCTTCCAGCCGCACCGTGGAGCCGAACGTGATGCGATCGCCCGAGGTGGGCGGGTCGATGACCTCGGCGGTAGCGAGCTTGCCTTCGAGGTCTTTGATCCGCGCCTCGATCATGCCCTGCTTCTCGCGCGCCGCGTGATACTCGGCGTTCTCCGAGAGGTCGCCGTGGGCCCGCGCCTCGCCGATGGCCTTGCTGATGGCCGGGCGCTCGATCGACTTGAGCCGCTCCAGCTCGTTCTTCAAGCGGTCGTGGCCGCTTCGCGTCATCGGGGTGCGTTGAATCGCCATGACAGCAACATGTTACGACACGCCGCCGGGGCGCGTCGAGGGCTCGCGGCCCCATCGAGGGCTCGCTGCCATCGGTGGCCTGGGTTACACTGGTCGCCTTATGTCTCGCGGCGTACGAAATTGCCTGGTCGCTCTCGCCGTCTTGCTGGGCGCCGTCGCGTGCTCGAGGTCCGACGCCCAGGCTCCCCCGCCGAAGGCCGGCGCTCCCGCCTTCAAGCCCGTCCCCGTCAACGTGGCCAAGGCGGAAGCTCGGCCCGTGCAACGGTCGGTGGAGACGGTGGGCAGCCTGGTCGCCTGGGTGGAGACCGTGGTCAAGACCGAGCAGCCCGGCACCGTGGCGCGCCTGCGCGTGGATCTCGGCGACTCGGTCACGCAGGGCAAGGTGCTCGCCGAGTACGACACCCGCGAGTTCCAGCTCGCGGTGGATCAGGCCGAGGCCGATCTCCTGTCTTCACGTCAATCGTACGCGCGCGCTCAAGCGACGGTGGCGTCGAGCGAGGCGGCGCTGCGCCGGGTCAAGGACGGCCTCTCGGCGTTGCAGGCGGAGGTGGCGCGCACTCAGTCGCAGGCCGAATGGTCCAAGTCCGAGCTCGACCGCAACCAGGAGCTGTTCCGCAAGGAGCTCATCGCCCAGCGCGACGTCGACAGTGCGCGGAATCTCTACAACACCGCGCTGGCCCAGCTCCAGGTGACGCAGAACGTGCTCGGCCTGCACCCGGAGCAGGTGCACATCGCCGAGGCGCAGCTCGACTCGGACCGCGCGGCCCTGCGCGTGGCCCAAGCCGAGGTGACGCGCCGCGAGGCCATGCTCGGCATCATGCGCAAGCGCCTCGAGGACACCACGATCCGGGCGCCGTTCAACGGCCAGATCGCCAAGCGGCACCTCAACGCGGGCGAGTACGTGAAGGAGAACACGCCGGTCTTCACTCTCGTCGCCCTCGACCCGCTGAAGTACACGGGCACGGTGCCGGAGCGCTTCTCACCCGAGCTCAGCACGGGCCAGCGAGTCGAGCTGACGGTGGAGGCGTATCCGGGGCAGACCTTCGCGGGGCAGGTCACCCGCGTCTCGCCCGCGGTGGAAGTCCAGACGCGGAGCCTGGCTCTGGAGGGCCGGGTCGGCAACGCCGACAACCGCCTGCGTCCCGGCTTCTTCACCAAGGGCGTGGTGCTGACGCGCAAGGACGCCACCGTGGCCTTCGTGCCCGCCGAGGCGGTGGTGTACTTCGTGGGCATCTCCAAGGTCTACGTCGTGACCAACGGCAAGGCCGAGGAGCGGCTGGTGAAGGCGGGCGCCCGGCAGGGCGCGCTGGTGGAGATCAGTGACGGTGTGAAGCCCGGGGAGACGGTGGCGACCTCGAACCTCTCCCAGCTCTTCAACGGGGCGCCGATCGCCGTCGTCGACGGCCGCGCCGCCGCCTCGCCCCCGCCCGCTCGCTAGATGGGATTCCTCGAGGTCTTCGTCCGCCGTCCCGTCTTCACCACCATGGTCATCGTAACCCTGGTGGTGCTGGGGCTGGCCTCCTTCGTCCAGCTCGGCGTAGACATCTTCCCCAAGGTGGACCTGCCGACCATCACCATCACCACGCTCCTGCCCGGCGCCTCCCCCGAGGAGATCGAGAGCCAGATCACCAAGCCCATCGAGGAGGTCGTCAACACCATCAGCGGCCTCGACGAGCTCCGCTCGTCCACCATCGAAGGGCAGAGCCAGATCTTCGCCACCTTCGTGCTCGAGCGAAACGTGCAGGAGGCGGCCAACGACGTGCGCGAGAAGGTGGGCACGGTGCTGGCGCGGCTGCCTGCGGGCACCGAGTCCCCCATCATCGAGAAGATCGACCCGGATTCCGCGCCCGTCATGGCCCTGGTGGTGTCCGGCCAGCGATCGGCGCGCGAAATCACGGAAATCGCCGACAAGCGCATCAAGCGCGCGCTCGAGACCGTCAAGGACGTGGGCGCGATCACGCTGGTGGGCGATCGCAAGCGCGAGATCCAGATCCTCGTCAACCCCGACAAGCTCAGCGCCTTCAACCTGTCCATCCAGCAGGTCAAGGATGCCCTCCAGCGTCAGAACGTCGAGATCCCCGGCGGCCGCCTCACTGCGGGCGCCAACGAGGAGGGGCTCCGCACGCTGGGACGCATCGAATCCGTCCGCGCCTTCAACGACCTCATCGTGGCCGACTTCAAGGGCAGCCCGGTGCGGGTGCGTGACGTCGCCGCCGTCCGCGACGCCGAGGAGGAGCCGCGCACCCTTTCGCGTCTGAACAGCGCCAACGCGGTCTCCATGCTCATCCGGAAGCAGTCCGGCACCAACACGGTGGCGGTGGTGGACCGGGTCAAGGAGCGGCTGGCCGAGGTGCAGAAGGGGCTGCCCCAGGACATCCGGTTCGAGGTGGTGCGGGACCTCTCGCGCTTCATCAAGCGCTCGTTCCACGAGGTGCAGGACCACCTGCTCCTGGGCGGCCTCCTCGCCAGTCTCATCGTCGCCGCGTTCATCGGCCGGCTCCTCTGGCACGAGAGCCTGATCCTGCTCGCCATCGTGCTCGCGGTGGCCCTCGCCTTTGCCTGGGGCGACCCCGAGCTGCTCATCAAGGTGACGGGCCTCGCCATCCTGGTCACGCTCGTGTTCTTCCTCTCGGTGCGGAAGTTGCGCCCCGCCTTCATCGCCGCGGTGGCCATCCCCGCGTCGATCATCGCCACCTTCGTGGCCATGCGCATGGCCGGCTTCACCCTGAACAACCTCACGATGCTGGGCCTGTCGCTGTCCACCGGGATCGTGATCGACGACGCCATCATCGTGCTCGAGAACATCTTCCGGCACACGGAGGAGGAGGGGCGGACGCCCTTCGACGCCGCCATCTCCGGCACCAAGGAGATCTCGCTCGCCGTCACCGCCACCACGATCTCGCTGGTGGTGATCTTCCTGCCCGTGGCCTTCATGGGCGGGCTCGTGGGGAAGTTCTGGAACTCGTTCGGCCTCACCGCCACCTTCGCGATCATGGTGTCGCTGCTGGTGGCGTTCACCCTCACGCCGATGCTCGCCGCCCGCGTCCTCAGCACGCCCGGCGTGGCGGGTGGTCACGCGGCGGGGTCCTCGAAGTCCTCGGGCCTCTATCACCGGATTGAGGGGGCGTACGAGGGCGCGCTCGCGTGGTGCCTGCGGCACCGCACGATCTGCTTCCTCGGCATCGCCGCCATCATGGTCGGAGGCTGGTTCCTCATCAAATCGTCCAAGCTCGAGTTCGTGGTGGACGATGACATGAGCGAGTTCGAGGTCGTGGCGGAGGCGCCCCCCGGCTCCTCCATCGAGCGGAGCGCATTGACCAGCCAGTTGATGGAGGCGGAGATTCGCAAGGTCCCCGAGGTCGTCACGCTCTTCACCACCATCGGCGTGCGGGGCCAGTACCAATCCAACGTGACCGACATCTCGATCTACGTGGGGCTCAAGCACCTGTCCGAGCGCAAGCGCGTGCAGCTCGAGATCATGAACGACGTGCGCCAGCGCCTCGCCGCGTTCCCGGGCATGCGGGTGAGCGTCCAGAACATCAGTCTCATCAGCGGCGGCGGCTTCCGCCAGACCCAGTTCAACCTGATCCTGCGCGGCCCCGAGCTGGCCGGCCTCGAGCGCTACGCCCAGGGCGTGATCGATGTGCTCAAGGCCAAGCCCGGCTTCGTGGACCTCGACACCGCGCAATCCCTGCGGCAGCCCGAGGTGCAGGTTGAGATCGATCGGCACAAGGCGTCCGACCTCGGCGTGCGCGTGGACGCGGTGGCGACCGCGCTGCGGACGATGGTGGGCGGGGAGAAAGTCGGGTTCTACCGGGAAGCGGGCGAGCAGTATGACATCCGGCTGCGGCTCGACGAGGACCATCGGCGCGACGCCTCCGGGCTCCCCGCCCTCATGGTGCCGGGCGCCGGCGGCGCGCTGGTGAAGCTCTCCAACGTCACCACCCTCGGCTCCGGCATGAGCCCCGGCCAGATCGAGCGCTACGCCCAGGAGCGCTCGATCACCATCATCTCGAACCTGCTGCCGTCGAAACCGCTCGCCGACGCCTACAAGGAGGCGTTCGCCGCGGTGGCCGCCCAGCGCATGCCGCCGGAATACGGCATCCTCCTCACCGGGCGGGGCAAGCTCCTCCAGGAAGCGCTGGCCAACTTCGCCATCGCCTTCGTGCTCTCGCTCTGCTTCATCTACATCGTGCTCGCCGCGCAGTTCGAGTCCTTCGTGCATCCGCTCACGATCATGGTGTCGATGTTCCTGTCCATCCCCTTCGGGATCCTCACCCTCAAGCTCTTGGACCGGACCCTCAACATCTACTCGATCATGGGACTCTTCCTCCTCATGGGCGTGGTGAAGAAGAACGCGATCCTCCAGGTGGACTACACGAACGTCTTGCGTGAGCGGGGGATGGAGCGCACCCAGGCCCAGATGGAGGCGGATCGAGCGCGGCTCCGGCCCATCCTCATGACCACGCTCGCCATCGTAGCGGGGATGCTCCCGGTGGCGATGGGACGCGGCGACGGCTCCGCCTCGCGCGCCTCGCTGGCCACGGTGGTGGTGGGCGGTCAGCTCCTCTGCCTGCTCGTCACGCTCCTCGTGACGCCGGTGATCTACTCGACCTTCGACGACCTGCGAGGGCTTCGCGTGTTTTCCCGCATCAGCTTCCCGCACTGGAAGAGCGCGCTCGCCGACCGCCTCGCCTGGAGCCGCTTCGCGGCCCGGCGCCCCGAGCCCGAGCCCTAGCCGGCTCCCTCGGTCACGCGGGCGGCGAAGGCCTCCACGAAGCGCCGCTGACCGCCGCTCTCCACCGCCTCCCGCCGATAGGCCTCGCGCACGGCGGCGACCGCCGTGGCCGCCGATTCGCCGACCAGCATGAGCAGACACGCCAGCGCCGTGCCCGTGCGCCCGAGCCCGGCGAAGCAATGCAGATAGATCGTCTCGCCCGCGGCGAGGCGGTCCAGCAGGCCGCGAAGATAGACGTGGAAGGCGTCCGCGTCCCGCGGCACGCCCATGTCCGGCACGGGGAAGTGGAGCAGGCGCAGGCCGGCGCCCGCGTAGGCTGCCTCCAGCGCCGGCGACAGCTCATTGCGGTCGAGAAGGCAGGCGACGGTGGTGATACCCGCTGCGCGCAGCGTGGCCGCCGAGTCCGTGTAGGGCGGCGCCGGCATCGGGCCCCCGAAGAGACGCCCCCCCTCCGGGAGGCGTCGGTGCACGACGGGAATCACCGCGGGGAAATCAGCCGATCAGATCGGCGGTGCTGCGCACCTCGGCGAGAAAGCCGTTGAGGCTGCCGAGATGGGTGCGATGGACGACGTCCGCGGGAATCGCAACCCCGTCCGGCCCCTTCACCTCCATCGCCGCGGTGGCGTCGGAGAGGAGCGTCACCGCGAAGCCGCGATGCGCGGCCTCGCGTGTGGTGGTATCGCAGCACATCTGCGTCATGAAGCCGGAGACGATCACGCGCTCGATGCCCCCGTCCCGCAGCATCCGCTCGAGCGGCGTGTTGGTGAAGGAGCCGGGCAGGTGCTTGGTGACCACCGGCTCGCCCGCCTTCGGGGCGGCCTCAGGATGGATCGCGAGCGCGGGAGAGCCGGGCGCGAACGTCCGCGCGCCGGGCTTCTGGCTCTCGTGGACGATGTGCACGACGGGCATGCCCCGGCGCCGCGCCCAGTCGAGCAGGCGCGCGATGCGTCCCACCGCGGCGGGCCCGCCGGGCAGCACGATCTTCCCGATGGGGGCGAAATACTCCTGCTGGGCATCGATCACGAGCAGTGCGGTCTTGTCCATGTCGTCCCCTAGCGGCCGGCCGGCGCGCCCGCGTTGCTCAGCTCGATCTTGGCGGTCTGGTTGACGCCGCGGAGCCACGACTCCCAGACCTGGTTGCGCTTCTGCTCGAGCACCTGCTTGGCGAGCTCTTCGCGCTCGGTCTCGAGCCCCTTGGGATCGGCGGGCTGACGCTCGAACACCTTCACCACGTAGACGGCGCCGCCGGCGCGGATCGGATCGGCGACCTGGCCCACCCCCGTCTGGAGGGCGGCCACCAGCACGGTGCCGGGCAGCGCGCTCTTGTCCTTCGGGGGCTCGGCGCGCGAGAAGAAGCCCGTGTCTCCGGTCGACGCGCCTTCCTTCTTGGCGGCCGCGGCGAGATCGCCCTCGCGGCCCGCCGCCGCCACCGTCTTGGCCTTGGTCATGGCGAGCTCGCCCGCCTTGTCCCGCCTGATCGCCTCCGACACCTCGT
This window encodes:
- a CDS encoding potassium-transporting ATPase subunit KdpA, with amino-acid sequence MTTNGVLQLLLYLVVLIALAKPLGAYMARVYQNRPFGLDRMLGWLERLIYRLGGVRPDEEMGWKTYAAAMLLFNLAGLLAVYLLQRLQGVLPLNPQGLGAVSPDSSFNTAVSFATNTNWQGYGGESTMSYLTQMLALTVQHFLSAATGMAVLVALIRGFARRSAQTIGNFWVDMTRSALYILLPLSFILALALVSQGMTQTFGPSVTATVVQPTQYDEPVTDKDGKPVVDDKGQPKTKKSTLTEQVIAVGPVASQIAIKQLGTNGGGYFNANSADPIENPTPISNFLEVLSILLIAAALCYTFGVMVGDTRQGWAVLAAMTVIFVGLLATCYLAELRGHTLVQQGVDHTTTALSSGGNMEGKEVRFGIANSALWATATTSASNGSVNSMHDSFTPIGGLVPMWLIQLGEVVYGGVGSGLYGMLMFAIIAVFVAGLMVGRTPEYLGKKITPREIKLVSLYILTMPVIVLATTAAAVALPGPRKSILNGGPHGLSEVLYAFMS
- the kdpF gene encoding K(+)-transporting ATPase subunit F; its protein translation is MPFLYIVGGIVALGLMAYLVLALLKPEMFS
- the argB gene encoding acetylglutamate kinase, with product MAVAPQIDGLMRRVGKIPRFVDGLRVTDAETMELVEMVLVGHVNPELVGLINRHGGRAIGLNGKDSDLIVAHRRPHRRANGECVDLGLVGDVESINRRLLQALDEDGLIPVIAPVATGRDGKTYNVNADHVAGRVARPAFESPTGGGRMPSAWPYSRAMGSARTSWGERREEVSVTRRRPAVWSSCGSEP
- the greA gene encoding transcription elongation factor GreA, translating into MQRTPMTRSGHDRLKNELERLKSIERPAISKAIGEARAHGDLSENAEYHAAREKQGMIEARIKDLEGKLATAEVIDPPTSGDRITFGSTVRLEDEEGKEIAYWIVGSEEAEPPRGRISVLAPLARTLIGKKVGDTVTAQLPAGKKTFEILQANFAWPETG
- a CDS encoding efflux RND transporter periplasmic adaptor subunit, which translates into the protein MQRSVETVGSLVAWVETVVKTEQPGTVARLRVDLGDSVTQGKVLAEYDTREFQLAVDQAEADLLSSRQSYARAQATVASSEAALRRVKDGLSALQAEVARTQSQAEWSKSELDRNQELFRKELIAQRDVDSARNLYNTALAQLQVTQNVLGLHPEQVHIAEAQLDSDRAALRVAQAEVTRREAMLGIMRKRLEDTTIRAPFNGQIAKRHLNAGEYVKENTPVFTLVALDPLKYTGTVPERFSPELSTGQRVELTVEAYPGQTFAGQVTRVSPAVEVQTRSLALEGRVGNADNRLRPGFFTKGVVLTRKDATVAFVPAEAVVYFVGISKVYVVTNGKAEERLVKAGARQGALVEISDGVKPGETVATSNLSQLFNGAPIAVVDGRAAASPPPAR
- a CDS encoding efflux RND transporter permease subunit, translating into MGFLEVFVRRPVFTTMVIVTLVVLGLASFVQLGVDIFPKVDLPTITITTLLPGASPEEIESQITKPIEEVVNTISGLDELRSSTIEGQSQIFATFVLERNVQEAANDVREKVGTVLARLPAGTESPIIEKIDPDSAPVMALVVSGQRSAREITEIADKRIKRALETVKDVGAITLVGDRKREIQILVNPDKLSAFNLSIQQVKDALQRQNVEIPGGRLTAGANEEGLRTLGRIESVRAFNDLIVADFKGSPVRVRDVAAVRDAEEEPRTLSRLNSANAVSMLIRKQSGTNTVAVVDRVKERLAEVQKGLPQDIRFEVVRDLSRFIKRSFHEVQDHLLLGGLLASLIVAAFIGRLLWHESLILLAIVLAVALAFAWGDPELLIKVTGLAILVTLVFFLSVRKLRPAFIAAVAIPASIIATFVAMRMAGFTLNNLTMLGLSLSTGIVIDDAIIVLENIFRHTEEEGRTPFDAAISGTKEISLAVTATTISLVVIFLPVAFMGGLVGKFWNSFGLTATFAIMVSLLVAFTLTPMLAARVLSTPGVAGGHAAGSSKSSGLYHRIEGAYEGALAWCLRHRTICFLGIAAIMVGGWFLIKSSKLEFVVDDDMSEFEVVAEAPPGSSIERSALTSQLMEAEIRKVPEVVTLFTTIGVRGQYQSNVTDISIYVGLKHLSERKRVQLEIMNDVRQRLAAFPGMRVSVQNISLISGGGFRQTQFNLILRGPELAGLERYAQGVIDVLKAKPGFVDLDTAQSLRQPEVQVEIDRHKASDLGVRVDAVATALRTMVGGEKVGFYREAGEQYDIRLRLDEDHRRDASGLPALMVPGAGGALVKLSNVTTLGSGMSPGQIERYAQERSITIISNLLPSKPLADAYKEAFAAVAAQRMPPEYGILLTGRGKLLQEALANFAIAFVLSLCFIYIVLAAQFESFVHPLTIMVSMFLSIPFGILTLKLLDRTLNIYSIMGLFLLMGVVKKNAILQVDYTNVLRERGMERTQAQMEADRARLRPILMTTLAIVAGMLPVAMGRGDGSASRASLATVVVGGQLLCLLVTLLVTPVIYSTFDDLRGLRVFSRISFPHWKSALADRLAWSRFAARRPEPEP
- a CDS encoding tyrosine-protein phosphatase, with amino-acid sequence MHRRLPEGGRLFGGPMPAPPYTDSAATLRAAGITTVACLLDRNELSPALEAAYAGAGLRLLHFPVPDMGVPRDADAFHVYLRGLLDRLAAGETIYLHCFAGLGRTGTALACLLMLVGESAATAVAAVREAYRREAVESGGQRRFVEAFAARVTEGAG
- a CDS encoding cysteine hydrolase family protein, giving the protein MDKTALLVIDAQQEYFAPIGKIVLPGGPAAVGRIARLLDWARRRGMPVVHIVHESQKPGARTFAPGSPALAIHPEAAPKAGEPVVTKHLPGSFTNTPLERMLRDGGIERVIVSGFMTQMCCDTTTREAAHRGFAVTLLSDATAAMEVKGPDGVAIPADVVHRTHLGSLNGFLAEVRSTADLIG